One Rhizoctonia solani chromosome 1, complete sequence DNA window includes the following coding sequences:
- a CDS encoding histidinol dehydrogenase, with the protein MATPAFLPILDSGSEELISATTRCGPVLLPASSKYSLTTGSIYYVFPDGSVPPSVDQVATWLDQGASKVVVSLALAKDLFGAIPPEKLVLLLDAGSASAVTDKIRAIVSGVLLKTPAIDADLLESVKQFFKGLSFYILPSAEITPTAASIQSLKRLGVTLVIPSSQLTLSPTSSSQLNIGDAFVAPLTSDRPDGLFPTIVTAFNLGGRSLGLVYSSKESITESICTGKGVYQSRKHGIWRKGETSGAVQEVVSLRADCDSDSLEFSVIQHGTGFCHLGTTTCFGELGGLPVLERTLQQRLQTSPQGSYTRRLFEDPKLLRAKIMEEADELCAAETREDVAFEAADLIYFALTKCVKAGVSLADIEASLDLKAKKVTRRPGNAKPQWTQPEAPKPPPTVAKTIPTHPTASDAQVISNNDGSIRMRTVDLNSCSRSERAQLLKRPVLKSDEMIAKVKPIVDEVRTRGDAALIDLAAKFDRAQLSTTIISPPFSAESMELDPDVKSAIDQAYANIYKFHVAQAEKAPLVVETMPGVTCTRFARPIARVGLYVPGGTAVLPSTALMLGIPAQVAGCKEIVLATPPRPDGSVVPEVMYVAKLIGASAVLKSGGGQAVAAMAYGTETVPKVDKIFGPGNQWVTAAKMLVQNDTDALVSIDMPAGPSEVLVISDMTGNPAFVAADLLSQAEHGIDSQVVLVAVGLTDERLAEIEREVDVQARALERVEIVRESVRKSLIVRVANDTEAINFSNEYAPEHLIIHLENAQEAVKSIENAGSVFVGPFTPESCGDYASGTNHTLPTNGYARQFSGVNTLSFQKHITSQEITKEGLRNLGPVVITLADCEGLQAHGNAVRVRLAAI; encoded by the exons ATGGCTACCCCAGCATTTCTACCAATCTTGGACTCTGGGAGCGAAGAGCTCATTAGTGCAACCACTCGATGTGGACCTGTCCTTCTCCCAGCTTCATCCAAATATTCACTCACAACAGGTAGTATATACTATGTTTTCCCCGATGGCTCCGTACCGCCCTCAGTAGACCAGGTCGCGACATGGCTTGACCAAGGCGCTTCAAAGGTCGTTGTCTCTCTTGCTCTCGCCAAAGATTTGTTTGGGGCGATTCCGCCAGAAAAACTGGTGCTTTTACTCGATGCGGGTAGTGCAAGTGCTGTGACCGATAAAATCCGAGCGATAGTGTCTGGGGTACTTTTAAAAACTCCTGCAATCGATGCCGATTTGCTGGAGTCTGTTAAACAATTCTTCAAAGGATTGTCGTTTTACATACTTCCGTCAGCTGAAATTACCCCAACGGCAGCATCGATTCAATCATTAAAGCGATTGGGCGTAACCTTGGTTATCCCCTCCTCTCAACTCACCCTTTCTCCGACATCTTCGTCGCAGTTGAACATTGGCGATGCTTTCGTCGCACCGTTGACCTCTGATCGCCCAGATGGCTTGTTCCCTACCATTGTTACCGCATTCAATCTTGGTGGACGAAGTCTCGGACTGGTATATTCATCCAAAGAATCAATTACCGAATCTATATGCACTGGGAAGGGTGTGTACCAGTCCAGAAAGCACGGGATTTGGCGCAAAGGGGAGACTTCGGGTGCGGTCCAAGAAGTTGTATCGCTCCGTGCCGATTGCGATTCCGACAGCCTCGAATTCAGCGTCATTCAACACGGCACTGGATTTTGCCATCTTGGAACCACCACATGTTTTGGCGAATTAGGCGGGCTGCCGGTCCTCGAGAGAACTTTACAGCAACGCCTACAAACCTCACCCCAAGGGTCATATACTCGTCGACTTTTTGAAGATCCAAAGCTCCTTCGCGCGAAAATTATGGAGGAGGCAGACGAACTTTGTGCTGCGGAAACCAGAGAAGACGTCGCATTTGAGGCCGCAGATCTTATTTATTTTGCGTTGACCAAATGTGTCAAGGCCGGTGTTTCTCTAGCCGATATTGAGGCCTCCCTCGACTTGAAGGCCAAGAAGGTAACCCGGCGGCCCGGAAACGCGAAGCCCCAATGGACGCAACCAGAGGCTCCTAAGCCTCCACCTACGGTAGCCAAGACTATCCCAACCCACCCCACAGCTTCCGATGCCCAGGTCATCTCAAACAACGATGGTAGCATTCGTATGCGCACTGTCGACCTCAATTCTTGCTCTCGTTCCGAGCGTGCTCAGCTTCTCAAACGGCCGGTGTTGAAGTCTGATGAAATGATTGCCAAGGTCAAACCTATAGTCGACGAAGTTAGGACACGAGGAGATGCTGCCCTGATCGACCTCGCAGCAAAATTTGATCGCGCGCAACTTTCGACGACAATCATTTCGCCTCCATTTTCAGCAGAATCCATGGAACTCGACCCTGACGTCAAGAGCGCGATCGATCAGGCATATGCGAATATTTACAAGTTCCATGTAGCCCAAGCTGAGAAGGCGCCTCTAGTTGTCGAGACGATGCCTGGGGTGACGTGCACCCGTTTTGCAAGACCAATCGCTAGGGTTGGGTTGTACGTTCCTGGCGGGACGGCCGTCCTTCCATCAACGGCCCTCATGCTTGGTATTCCCGCTCAGGTGGCCGGGTGCAAGGAAATTGTTCTCGCCACGCCACCTCGTCCAGACGGGAGCGTGGTGCCGGAGGTGATGTACGTAGCCAAGCTCATTGGAGCAAGCGCGGTCTTGAAATCTGGAGGTGGCCAAGCCGTGGCGGCAATGGCATACGGCACGGAGACTGTCCCCAAGGTAGACAAGATATTCGGACCTGGGAACCAATGGGTGACTGCCGCTAAGATGCTCGTTCAAAACGACACAGACGCACTGGTATCGATCGACATGCCGGCCGGGCCATCCGAGGTATTG GTTATTTCTGATATGACTGGAAATCCAGCGTTTGTAGCCGCGGATCTGCTATCTCAGGCAGAGCATGGAATTGACTCTCAGGTAGTCCTGGTGGCAGTTGGATTGACCGATGAGCGTTTGGCGGAAATTGAACGTGAAGTGGACGTACAGGCTCGCGCGCTCGAACGGGTCGAAATTGTTCGAGAGTCCGTGCGCAAGAGTCTCATAGTGCGCGTAGCAAATGACACAGAGGCTATCAACTTTTCAAATGAGTATGCGCCCGAGCATTTGATTATTCACCTCGAAAACGCTCAGGAAGCTGTCAAGTCTATCGAGAACGCAGGAAGTGTATTCGTTGGGCCATTCACCCCGGAAAG TTGTGGAGACTACGCGTCGGGGACAAATCATACCCTTCCCACAAACGGGTATGCCCGACAATTCAGCGGAGTCAATACACTCTCATTCCAAAAGCACATCACATCTCAAGAAATAACGAAGGAAGGTCTTCGCAATTTAGGTCCGGTCGTTATCACCCTTGCGGACTGCGAGGGCCTGCAAGCCCACGGCAATGCAGTTCGGGTCCGCCTGGCAGCAATATAG
- a CDS encoding short chain dehydrogenase has protein sequence MGLFTQKWDPKDKHCYVTGGSTGLGLCLAKILVKNGAHVSIVARNQDKLNQAITELESLRVSPAQIIKSYSFSLTDSAGSVAALDAASAPFEGRAPDALFLCAGASRPRFFIDDDTEALERGMRDAYWIQAYTAHAGIKKMVRQKVHGKIVFVGSMLSYMSFMGWSNYAPGKHALRGLADGLASECQLYDISVQMYFPCTMETPGYEEENKLKPDLLKKLEETDKGMTPEAAAEAMYKGIQSGQQHISGDLLTSIFRAGTRGITPNHNPLVDSVLALIAWIGIPIWRWTVDSAVKGHKKEHAEYLVKHGHVD, from the exons ATGGGCTTGTTCACGCAGAAATGGGACCCCAAAGACAAG CACTGTTATGTGACAGGTGGGAGCACAGGACTCGGCCTGTGCCTTGCCAAGATACTAGTCAAGAACGGGGCACATGTATCAATCGTGGCCAGGAACCAGGATAAATTGAACCAGGCGATAACAGAGTTAGAG AGCTTGAGAGTGTCACCTGCACAAATAATAAAGAGTTATTCGTTCTCTCTAACGGACTCTGCCGGATCTGTTGCTGCTCTTGACGCGGCCAGTGCGCCATTTGAGGGAAGAGCTCCAGACGCTTTGTTTTTGTGTGCCGGAGCATCGCGGCCCCGTTTCTTCATTGATGATGATACTGAAGCTCTGGAACGAGGCATGAGGGACGCGTATTGGATACAAGCGTACACTGCGCAT GCAGGAATCAAGAAGATGGTTCGTCAAAAGGTCCACGGAAAGATTGTATTTGTGGGCTCAATGCTCAGCTACATGTCATTTATGGGCTGGTCGAATTATGCGCCAGGAAAACACGCGCTACGAG GTCTGGCGGATGGCCTAGCTTCCGAGTGTCAGCTCTATGATATATCTGTTCAAATGTATTTCCCATGCACGATGGAAACTCCGGGTTATGAGGAAGAGAATAAGCTCAAGCCTGACTTACTCAAAAAGCTTGAAGAAACGGACAAGGGTATGACCCCAGAGGCAGCCGCAGAGGCTATGTATAAAG GCATTCAATCTGGTCAACAGCATATTTCTGGGGATCTCTTGACGTCCATTTTCCGTGCTGGTACACGTGGCATCACTCCTAATCACAACCCCCTGGTCGACAGTGTTCTAGCTCTGATTGCTTGG ATCGGCATCCCTATTTGGCGTTGGACGGTAGATTCTGCTGTAAAGGGACACAAGAAAGAACACGCGGAGTACCTGGTAAAACATGGACATGTAGACTGA
- a CDS encoding CrcB domain protein, with the protein MNSTRAELSEKRPSQSSTSESHSVSFQNYPVSLVPPGEPRLQHSSQQSIANLESQEPGATSPPPTAATTAPSRSYHPLSWPVLTLLALPSVLGVLARLGIHSLTTYDGDSVFALAWVQGMGCFVMGLALGKRQTISDFYPPLYTAITTGFCGSLTTFSSWQLDVFQAWSNAGGFHRGWLRDVIDGLTKSAVTALVSLGGLSFGLHISTHIPFKPPRFRPNSAHGKIMGILSLLSYLATIPLYFKLSPKFRIDATSALLFSFPGTLTRHILGTYFNALRANLPIGTLGANSLGTGLLAAFHVIQRTPVTPTACAILQGLIDGYCGCLTTISTFAVEIRGLKGWHAWRYFALSYIIGQLLMVAIVGGSWWSGRVKEHGMCSGPI; encoded by the exons ATGAATTCGACCAGGGCCGAACTGAGCGAGAAACGCCCCTCCCAAAGCTCTACATCCGAGTCCCATTCGGTCAGCTTTCAAAACTACCCGGTATCCCTAGTGCCTCCTGGAGAACCTCGGCTTCAGCACAGCTCACAACAGTCCATAGCAAATTTAGAAAGCCAAGAACCTGGAGCGACTTCGCCCCCTCCTACAGCAGCTACGACTGCTCCCTCGCGTTCTTATCATCCCTTGTCTTGGCCAGTCCTTACTCTCCTAGCATTGCCTTCTGTACTCGGTGTTCTTGCCCGTCTTGGGATCCATTCCTTGACGACTTACGATGGCGACAGTGTCTTTGCCCTTGCTTGGGTGCAAGGGATGGGATGCTTCGTTATGGGTCTTGCTTTAGGCAAAAGACAAACGATTTCAGATTT CTATCCGCCGTTGTACACTGCTATCACGACAG GATTCTGTGGATCATTAACCACATTCTCCAGTTGGCAGCTAGATGTATTTCAGGCTTGGTCTAACGCTGGCGGTTTTCACAGAGGCTGGCTGCGAGAC GTTATAGACGGCCTTACGAAATCCGCCGTTACAGCACTGGTCTCGTTGGGGGGATTGAGCTTTGGTCTACATATTTCAACTCATATTCCCTTCAAACCTCCTCGATTCAGGCCGAACTCGGCCCACGGCAAAATTATGGGAATTTTATCATTATTATCCTATCTTGCAACCATTCCTCTCTACTTCAAACTTTCGCCCAAATTTCGAATTGATGCTACATCGGCTTTATTATTCTCATTTCCTGGCACTCTTACAAGGCATATCCTTGGAACATATTTTAATGCTCTACGAGCCAATCTTCCCATTGGTACGCTGGGAGCAAACTCCCTTGGGACCGGACTTCTGGCTGCTTTTCATGTCATCCAACGCACACCTGTGACACCTACTGCTTGCGCTATCCTCCAAGGACTGATCGATGGGTATTGTGGTTGTTTAACTACTATCAGTACATTTGCCGTCGAGATTAGGGGGCTCAAAGGCTGGCATGCTTGGAGATATTTTGCTTTGAGCTACATTATTGGACAATTACTTATGGTAGCCATAGTTGGCGGCTCCTGGTGGAGTGGAAGGGTGAAAGAGCATGGGATGTGCTCCGGACCAATATAG
- a CDS encoding tspO/MBR-related protein, producing the protein MLTFEPKHTQPFTFEHACQLDAPTISEEISRLHNSLRVLSSTQKQLQEAMAAETTPDVDLQEAYRENLEVIGSQEERIVMLRKALEARGAAVADNPHYQDQPLPLLLNLPRNPAVAVGLPIILGSLSGYPTAKVVKSGWYESLRAPPGRPPRQAFGIVWPILYASMGYASHLAIKTYDTSLSPAIKDAALTGLKMYWVQLGLNLAWTPLFFLWKQAGIALIDIAALTSTVAAMTHTLHEPTGGTSTYLLAPYCAWLSFATYLNGGYWWLNRGTPTGPATSFPRREE; encoded by the exons ATGCTCACTTTCGAACCGAAACATACCCAACCTTTTACATTCGAGCATGCATGCCAGCTTGATGCTCCTACCATCTCAGAGG AAATTTCTCGTTTACACAATTCGCTGAGGGTGCTATCCTCAACACAAAAGCAACTCCAGGAGGCTATGGCCGCAGAGACTACCCCAGATGTCGACCTTCAAGAAGCGTACCGAGAGAACTTAGAAGTTAT AGGGTCGCAAGAGGAGAGGATAGTCATGTTGCGAAAGGCGCTGGAAGCTCGAGGCGCAGCTGTCGCTGATAATCCACACTACCAA GATCAACCTCTCCCTCTCTTGCTCAACCTTCCACGTAACCCAGCTGTAGCTGTGGGACTTCCAATTATCTTGGGATCTTTAAGCGGTTATCCGACGGCCAAGGTTGTCAAGAGTGGCTGGTACGAG TCTCTGCGCGCGCCCCCAGGAAGGCCTCCGCGCCAAGCGTTTGGGATTGTCTGGCCAATACTGTATGCTT CTATGGGATATGCGTCTCATCTTGCCATCAAGACCTATGACACTAGTCTATCTCCGGCAATCAA GGACGCTGCACTTACTGGGTTAAAAATGTACTGGGTTCAACTCGGACTAAATCTCGCGTGGACCCCGCTATTTTTCTTGTGGAAACAGGCAG GCATAGCATTGATTGACATCGCCGCCCTAACAAGTACAGTCGCTGCCATGACG CATACTCTGCACGAACCAACCGGAGGAACTTCTACGTATCTTTTGGCACCATATTGTGCCTGGTTATCGTTTGCCACTTACCTTAACGGTGGGTACTGGTGGTTGAACCGTGGGACTCCGACCGGGCCAGCAACATCTTTCCCTCGTCGTGAAGAGTAG